The Anopheles maculipalpis chromosome 3RL, idAnoMacuDA_375_x, whole genome shotgun sequence genomic sequence CCCACCCCATCGTGACTGGCCAAGATCAACAATACTGTGGCAAAGAAGACCAGTCCAACCCATCCTGCCTCCAATTCCCATCTGTAAGGCTACACACTTTACTTCAAACGCTCTCACCTTGAGTTCCGGCTGACCTGCACACTTTGGCCCGCCCTACTCCGTCCGCAACTGCAACCGAGCTCCTTTTTCGGTAATTGAGCTACGCCACCGGGTACGCCGTCCTACAGCGTATATCATATAGCAACATCCCAGAAACCGATCTCGAACCGTCATCACAGGGGAAGGAGATTGATACGCAAACATCGTTTCCCCGGCGCTTGTGGCTAAGCGGTATGCAAGGAACAATATTCCGAAACACCCCACCCTTCCTCcttccacacactcacacatacatacatacgcacacatTCGCCAGTTGGAAAATGGGATGGAGTAACACCACATCGACGGGATGAAATTTGCATTCTAATAGATGACGCTCATGACGGACAGATGGCACCTTTCCAGCTTGTGCATAGCCCAGGGAAAAGCCAGCGATGCCACCTACCAGAACCCGCTTGTAGTGCAGTGTCGGTTGTGGGATACACATAAGCAAATCCAATTCCAAGCCCGATTGAACCACACATATTTCTAATATGGTTCATTTTGGAACGAAAGTATTACTCCAATAACgatcaaataacaaaaaaaaacatcggcaagtTGCACTTAAATTTCcgttatatttttatgatatACCCCGAGTATGCAGATTGTTTGCACATGGAAGTATTTATTAAACAGTTCTAATCGCAAGGGCGTTTCGGTGGTAAGGCGTTAAAggtaccggtcttcacacggcagggccGAGGTTCAAagctcatccggaccgtccccccgtagtgaggacttactatccaactactcgGTATCGGCAAATCCAGTAAGTCATTCTAAGGTCGGCGTGACGGCCAAGGAAGAAGGCCGATTTTACTAAAAAAGACGCTAAGTCAAAAAGATTTGTTATGATTTGTTGGTTTAAGTTACCTGTGATCCGCATGCGATAGTAGACGGTCGCTAATGAGATTGTATACTAGACTGGGAGCACTAACTGATTCTGCTGCCAACCTACCACTAGGTTGCCCGCCCCACCATAAGGTCACGAGGATCATCGAATGGttaactagacttgctgatacctctTAGTTGGATAATCACTCCTGACGACAGAGGAACGATCCGGTTAGATCCTATCTGAACGATCCGGCCATGTCCTGCCATGtcaagaccggcgccgtttgCGCCTCTACTACCAATAAAGATCATCcaaatatgaattaaatataattaacaAGTAAGCAATAGAACAGACGACCATCATTTAGCCAGACTCACAATTTCAACTGCATTTAAAGACATTACACCAATCTTGGTGTATGTTTGagaaaaaaccttcttttctCCTTCGGCTACGGAGCTCAACGGTTTGTGGTTGAGCTGTCAAATTCAAAGGACACGTACGCAGCCAGATGAATTCAGATGACCAGATGTTGccaatttaaatgaaaacaggACATGGCAAAACGCTGTTGTAAATTGCTTTTGGAAAATAATCGTCAAACTGACCAGTTACGTTAGGATAGATtcatttacttattttattcactttaAACTTAAAGCGATATTTGCGCATAAAATTCCTAGCTTTTATGTGGTGCCATGCAGTCACagcacaaaataaaagcagctGTCAAAATGCTGTCAATCTGTATTCACAGTGTATTCTTTCATTTGTTTACTGTTTTCTGTGTGTACATCCACCAAAACGCAGCGTCCTGGCTAGCAAGATTTTGGGGTAAATGTTGCAATATCTCTTCAATTTAGTGTCACAGTAATATTGATTCCATGTCATATGTAACTCCTATATTACAGCATCATGCGGCTTGCTAATCCTGCTGGCGAAAGAAACAAAGATCCGATACTGAATGTTTTAAAGCGATTTATAACAAATACCGTACCCAATCTTCGGAAATTTCTTCCGGCGTAGGCCTCCATGCAGCTTACTTTGCCAAGGAATTTCCCAACATCACTTTTCAACCATCGGAATATGATACCGCGCTGTTTGGCAGCATCGAAGCCTATCGACAGGGAATAAAGAACGTTCGTTCCCCGATCTACATTGACGTTTCGAAGCCGTGCCATGAATGGGAGAATGAAGCTAATGTTAATGCTAGCAGCTGCGCGAACCATTTCGATTACATGCTCAACATCAACATGCTACACATTTCACCGATAGCCTGCGCTTCGGGACTGTTTTATAATGCGTCAGTATTGCTGAAAACAGGCGGACTTTTGATAACCTACGGGCCGTACGCAGTAAACGGAAAGCTCACGCCGGATAGTAATGCTCAGTTTAACAAGTCACTGCAGCAACGGAACCCAGAGTGGGGTATACGTGATACAAGTGAATTGCGTGTAATGGCCATGCAGAGAGGAATCATATTGCTAGAGATGTTCGACTTGCCGGCAAACAACAAATGTCTGATTTGGAAGAAGGAATGAAACTGTGACAACTACTCCTGAAGGCTATAATTTTAACAACATTAGAATAAAATCCCGGAACACTTCACAACTCCGTTGTTTCCATGCAGTAAGTgcgtaatgttttattttataggaAGAATCTTCGCCGACTTTCCATCTGGTGACGTTTGTTAGTAATCATCCATTCATAATCGCCACATTTACCATCAAACAGTCCCACCTGCAGAGATCGCAACTTGAGCGTAAATCGAGGTCCCAGCTCACGTAACTTAACCCGCTTTCCGTTCTTATCGAACTCGTACAGATGATGTCGGAAGAAAATGTAGTCTCGCTGGTTGTGAAATGTTACCGCTCGTCGTCCACGAAACTCTGGTTCGTAGTGAAAGAGAGCGCCCAGCATGCGTCCTATGGTCAATCCCAACCGTGTGGTAAAGTTATTCAAAATCACTTCCGGCCGGTGTGTCGTAATATCCGTTTCTTTACGCTTCAAATCCTTTAATCCCTTGAAGTTGCTGATTTTAAAATGTGCCGTTGGTCCTTCGGGAAGATGTATTAACAGTAAACCCTctggttttttcttgttctcgtTCACTACCACAATGTCGGTGA encodes the following:
- the LOC126565406 gene encoding LOW QUALITY PROTEIN: methyltransferase-like 26 (The sequence of the model RefSeq protein was modified relative to this genomic sequence to represent the inferred CDS: inserted 1 base in 1 codon) — translated: MRLANPAGERNKDPILNVLKRFITNTVPNLXEISSGVGLHAAYFAKEFPNITFQPSEYDTALFGSIEAYRQGIKNVRSPIYIDVSKPCHEWENEANVNASSCANHFDYMLNINMLHISPIACASGLFYNASVLLKTGGLLITYGPYAVNGKLTPDSNAQFNKSLQQRNPEWGIRDTSELRVMAMQRGIILLEMFDLPANNKCLIWKKE